The genomic DNA ttgtagagtaattttgataattaccctacaagcaaATATTTACGATAATGCCACCGCGTTTTTTTGCCTTTTTCATGCTATTCGTACGTTTAGTACGTTAAAGTTATTTGTACGGGAACTTTACTCTAATTAAAATCCaatttcccatgtatttattagGAGTACACTGTAAAGTGTAAACTGATACAAATATGAAGATACTCTCTTATGTTATGATTTGTGTTATTACAGGATGGAGATCTGGGAACTATTTCACTTGGAATATTGTATACATCTTTCACTGTTTCTTCACTATTTGCCTCTTCGGTTGTTAGAAAGCTTGGATCGAAGAACGCGCTGCTGTTGGGTACTACAGGTTATTGGTTGTACATAGCTGCAAATCTAAAACCATCCTGGTAATTAATATTCTTGCAACACTACACTGCTACTTGTTATGAAGTGTTAAAATCATATTCATAATGAAACTCTTCTATATCACAATTAAATGTCTTTGTCAGTATTGTAATATtggttaatttttattttatttcgttAATCATAGGTATACAATGGTGCCGGCTTCTTTGTACCTCGGGTTTGCTGCTGCTATTTTATGGGTTGGGGAGGTATGTATGTTTCTTTACTTACTAAGATTCgctatattttataaaatttagcaGTATATAATAAAGTATACGGCTTACGGTTTGACTATGTGTTTGTGTATCAGGGGACATACCTTACCGCAACTGCAAGGAGCCAAGCAAATGATCACAAGCTACACGAAGGAACCGTAATTGGCCACTTCAATGGAGAGTTTTGGGGAATTTTTGCTAGCCACCAGGTGTAGTTCGAACTTTCTCTTAACGAAGTTAACTACTTACAGTTAACGATGTCAACAGATAAACTAACCTCCTTTTGTGTTGAATTACCAGCTAGTTGGAAATCTTTTGACTCTCGCTTTGTTAAAGGATGGAGCGGTAAGCATCTGCATCTAATAGTTTTATCAATTAACCGGCTTTAATATATCAGTCCTAAAACACAAAATAAACTGAAGTATTCTTTGCAGGAGGGAAGTACAAGCGGAACAACTTTACTTTTTACGGTCTTTCTTGGTAGCATGACGTTGGGAACGGTTCTAATGTCGTTCTTAAAGAAACGGGACGGTGAAGAAACCGAAGGGGATAGAGATTCTTCTCCCGGTTTATATACACTTTTAGCATCTTTGTGGAATCAAATAATAACCCCTTTGTGTGACGTGAGGATGTTATTGATCGTCCCACTTATAGCGTTTTCTGGTCTACAACAAGCATTTGTTTGGTAAGTATACATAAACTTATGGTGGTATTTTTGTAATTACTCATTTCATTCTTTAATTAAACAAAACTTGCATTTTATTTATGATTGTAGGGCAGAATTTACAAAGTATTATGTTCAGCCATCTCTCGGTGAATCTGGTGTTGGTGGTGCTATGGCTGTATACGGAGTTTTTGACGCAATTGTGAGTGATGGGACCCACACTTTTTATATTTATAAGAcgccttttttaaaattctaaTACTATTGCTAAAATTGATAAAGAGGACAAAGGCGGCGTTTGGAGATTTTGATTCTGATTACTCGGTGTCTCACAATACGCACACATCCAAACACACCCTAAACTTTTCGTCCTGTATGTTTATACCAAATTTCAATGGATAATGGATGTCCTTTACCTTTTAAAATGGCAGGAATCATCCTTTAtcttttaaaaacattgcaggaTTTGTCCTTTGAGATTAACccggttaaaattttcagttaagtttgGGCAATATAGCTATTTTATCCATTTATTAAAAAAagtatataaaatataaaacaaaaagaattaaaaataaGAGATATAAACaccctttctctctctaaacaccaTAAAAAAGACTAAACTGCCCTTATGTGACCAGACTTAACTGAAATTTTAACCAGGTTAGTGTCAAAGGACAGACCGTGCACAGTTTTTAAGACATGAAGGATGACTCCTAACATTTTTAAAGGTAAAAGACATCCCAGGGGCGGACTTAGAATGTTAGTAGCGGTAGCATGGGCTACCCCTCAACCcgtctccgtagtgtaaaaataccccttaactccgtttccgtagtgtaaaaataccccttcgtctccgttatacaaaggatacccctggtctaaaaaataaaaaattgggatacccctaattttttgggctagttccgccGCTGTCCACTGAACTTGATATAAATATAAAGgatgaaatatgtaatttaccCGAAGATCGTATAAATCACAAGTATATCATTCTTTTAGCTATTCTATAACTTCAAGATTTATATTAAGTTTAATGACACCCGACAATTGAAATGCGTGTCAGTGTTCTCTAGCTGCTGGTCGGTTTACATCCGGTCTCACATCTATCACTTTGATTGTTTCTGGTGGAGCCTTTCTACAAGGTGGTATATTGATCTGGCTGCTAAATTACAGGTTATTATTCTCCTGTTGACTTTTTTGTACAAGTCAAATTCGGATCTCTTCCGGTTTCTGTTCCTTacatttttctaatttttttttctagtgaACCTACCGATGGTGTTCTACGCGTAGTATACCCGCTTCTCATTGCAGCGGTATGGGGAATCGGTGACGGGGTGCTCATGACACAGCTGAATGCTTTGCTGGCAATGCTTTTCAAGCATAATATGGTAATACATTTCCTTTcaaaaatacaacaacaacaacaataataaaaaaaaaaaaaaaaaattcacattATGTATCCTAATATCTTTTTCATTGTCGACATGAACAGGAAGGGACGTTTGCGCAGTTGAAGCTCTGGCAGAGTGCTTCAATTGCGGTTGTATTCTTTTTGAGCCCATACATTTCGCTGCAGACCATGTTATTTCTTATGCTTGCCGCACTCGTGTTGTCATTAGTCGGATTTCTATTTCTCGTGCTTAAAGTGGAAAAGGTGTTTTCCAATCACGTTTCGTAAGTCTCAACCGATCAAAAACGTGTGCTATTCTTCCCTTTCTGTTTGCTTGTGGAAACTGTTTATTCCCCTTTAAACAGTTATATTTCATGTTGTTCATGCGACATGTTAATATGTTATATTCCGTGTTGTTTATTAGTCTTGTATTAAACAACTGTAAATGGAAATGGTCCTCTTTGATTTGAGACATTTGATATAACATATGTGGCATTATAGTGtgattcaaaagaaaaaaaaaaacatattaagtAACCCTTCATACATTCGAAATAAAACATAAACCGGACCGCATCAGAAGGAGAAAACAACATCAGGAGTGTTGAAGAGAGTTGACCAAGTTTTGACTGTAGTCCCAGAGCTTCTTCGCCAATTCACGATGAGTTGCAAAGTTGCTTGCTGTGTATTCATTGCAGTCCTGAAAGTATTTCCCGCTCACCCCTTTTAGGTCCGGGTGCAATGCTACATAGCAACTCGTTGCCGCACCCTATATGTAATAAATGGATAAAAAGATTTTCTTAACATAATTCGAAAGGGAAAAGATGTCGGTAAATTTGATATATGACGCTTAAACATTACCTGTGGTACGGttttccagaagatataagtgaACAGCTTAAAAATTCCTGCCAAAAATTACACATAAAACTTCACCAAGTTCGGTTTTCTAGTAAAAATATCTTTATATACTACTTACTCATACGCAGGAATGAATGTCTCATGAGATCGGTCATTATTAACCCGGGGTGTACCGAGTTTACTGTAATATTGACCCCTTCTTCCTGCATTtcaattttaaaataaatatgaatTTATTGATAAAATGGaacgtaaataaataaatagataccTGTAGGCGTCGAGAGAGCTCATTAGCGTGCAATATGTTGGCTAACTTGGACTGACCGTATGCTTTTTTCTCAGAATAGCTGGTTTAGGAAAGTTAGTGGAATCCAAGATATCATTACACAACATATTAGAATTTAGGATCATAaatgacattagaaaacaaataCTGATAGAGTTACCtatctttatcattgattttatCGAACACGATCCCTTGTTCATAAGTGTAGCGATGAGCTATAGATGATAAATTTACAATTCTACCCTCGATTCCAGTTCTTGCAGCTGTTTCCTTCATTTTATCAAGTAGTAGGTTTGTCAAGTGAAAGTGACCTGAAAAACATTCATTCACAACATTTAATATTTAACATGGTAATAGTGATCAAGATTTTGTTAGTAAAAATAATAAGATACATTAGGGACCAACCTAGATGATTGGTCGCAAACTGCATTTCTATCCCGTCTTGTGACAGTTGGTAGGGGCAAAACATAACACCAGCATTGTTTCTGCAAATTTAGAGTCTTCTTCGGTTAGAAAAAAATGCTAACGCAGTGACACGTTATATCATTTTAATGATAATCTATAGCTTTTAGGAGGTTTTTTGTATTGGACGACTTTCGACCTGTTAGACTGTTTATTTTACTGGTaagagattaaaaaaaaaaaaaccatgatCGGGAAGTAAGTGGTTAATGGCAAGATTTTTACATCAAGATGTTGAGCGGAAGATTAAGAGCTTTGAAGGTATGAACAAAGGCGTTAACCGAGTTGAGAGATGAAAGATCAAGCTCAAGAACATCAATCTTGGCGTTGTCATTGTTTTTAAGGATGGCTTGTTTGGCTTCATTTGCAGCCTTGGTGTTCCTTGCGGCTATGATCACATGAGCTCCCCTCATTGTTAATACTCTTGTTGTCTCTAACCCGATCCCACTTGCTCCTCCTGCACAACCACATACATGTTCTCATTTTCCTAATTTATTTCGTAATTTTCTTTAATCCCAAATCATTTAATTACATAATCAAGTCTCGGTTTAATGAAGCAGATGTAAAAAAAAAaggcaaaataaataaaaatagcaAAGAAATGAAAATCTGTCTATATTGTTGTTTGAAATCTATGGCATTAAGATCACCACCATTCAAAAATCTTTGATCTTGTTTCCACAAATAGTAATTATCACATCAATCATGTCTTTCTAGAAAAAGAATCATGTTTTCATAATTTGtttatgttgaaatatatttaagTGGATTATGCATATGATATTTTGAATCAGTTTTATCAACTCTTATAATTACATCTTAAAGTTTTAAAGTAAATTTGGATATGGTTGTAAACACCCCTGCATACATGTACTTGCATACATGTTTTTACATGTAAAAACATGTATGTAAGTAAAAGGATATATTCTTTAGTCGAATTTTAAGACACAAAAGAATTTATAACAACAAAAATAGTAAAAATATGGGATTAAATTATTGTACAAATGGGTCGTAACATACAAATTGGCTTAATGTGAGAAGTAAAGGAgggattttttttttctgaaattttttttcccaatctaaaaattaaaaaaaaaaattgact from Helianthus annuus cultivar XRQ/B chromosome 7, HanXRQr2.0-SUNRISE, whole genome shotgun sequence includes the following:
- the LOC110868423 gene encoding UNC93-like protein 3 yields the protein MALDEESPLVDHQIQAENQTVNHGRDIHILSWAFLLIFLAYGAAQNLQSTLNTDGDLGTISLGILYTSFTVSSLFASSVVRKLGSKNALLLGTTGYWLYIAANLKPSWYTMVPASLYLGFAAAILWVGEGTYLTATARSQANDHKLHEGTVIGHFNGEFWGIFASHQLVGNLLTLALLKDGAEGSTSGTTLLFTVFLGSMTLGTVLMSFLKKRDGEETEGDRDSSPGLYTLLASLWNQIITPLCDVRMLLIVPLIAFSGLQQAFVWAEFTKYYVQPSLGESGVGGAMAVYGVFDAICSLAAGRFTSGLTSITLIVSGGAFLQGGILIWLLNYSEPTDGVLRVVYPLLIAAVWGIGDGVLMTQLNALLAMLFKHNMEGTFAQLKLWQSASIAVVFFLSPYISLQTMLFLMLAALVLSLVGFLFLVLKVEKVFSNHVS
- the LOC110868424 gene encoding short-chain dehydrogenase TIC 32 B, chloroplastic translates to MGILSLISGWPGPSGFGSASTAEQVSESIDASALTVIITGGASGIGLETTRVLTMRGAHVIIAARNTKAANEAKQAILKNNDNAKIDVLELDLSSLNSVNAFVHTFKALNLPLNILINNAGVMFCPYQLSQDGIEMQFATNHLGHFHLTNLLLDKMKETAARTGIEGRIVNLSSIAHRYTYEQGIVFDKINDKDSYSEKKAYGQSKLANILHANELSRRLQEEGVNITVNSVHPGLIMTDLMRHSFLRMRIFKLFTYIFWKTVPQGAATSCYVALHPDLKGVSGKYFQDCNEYTASNFATHRELAKKLWDYSQNLVNSLQHS